In one Cercospora beticola chromosome 1, complete sequence genomic region, the following are encoded:
- a CDS encoding uncharacterized protein (BUSCO:EOG092646VF) translates to MTEVASHAHSEPVPLDTIPISPEGGLTDATNGANGDNEKIVTVFDDPQNFNVKHALQHTWTLWFTKPPSGKQDWNELLKEVISFNSVEEFWGIYNNITPASELAQKSDYHLFKQGVRPEWEDPQNKYGGRWAYTFKGSKANDETWLNIMLAAIGEMLEDESDNEVMGVVVNIRKAFWRVGLWTRTAGQPPKGRKDDGADRDEGRKRLERIGKRFKDVLALGPNESVEFSGHADSAHAGSSRAKAKFSV, encoded by the exons ATGACCGAAGTTGCCTCGCATGCCCACTCTGAGCCTGTGCCGCTCGACACCATTCCCATCTCCCCCGAGGGCGGCTTGACCGATGCCACCAATGGCGCCAATGGCGACAACGAGAAGATTGTCACCGTCTTCGACGACCCGCAGAACTTCAACGTGAAGCACGCCCTGCAGCACACCTGGACTTTGTGGTTCACCAAGCCACCGAGCGGCAAGCAGGACTGGAATGAGTTGCTCAAGGAAGTCATCAGCTTTAACAGTGTCGAAGAGTTCTGGGGCATCTAC AACAACATCACACCTGCCTCCGAACTGGCGCAGAAGTCCGACTACCATCTCTTCAAGCAGGGCGTGCGCCCGGAATGGGAGGATCCGCAGAACAAGTACGGAGGTCGTTGGGCTTACACATTCAAGGGCAGCAAAGCCAACGACGAGACGTGGCTCAACATCATGCTGGCCGCCATTGGCGAGATGTTGGAGGATGAGAGCGACAACGAGGTCATGGGTGTCGTCGTCAACATTCGCAAGGCCTTTTGGCGTGTCGGACTTTGGACGAGAACTGCTGGACAACCACCAAAAGGCCGCAAGGATGATGGTGCCGACCGCGACGAGGGTCGCAAGCGCCTTGAGCGTATTGGCAAGCGCTTCAAGGACGTTCTCGCTCTCGGTCCCAACGAGAGTGTGGAATTCTCTGGCCATGCCGATTCTGCCCATGCTGGCAGCAGTCGCGCCAAAGCCAAGTTTTCTGTCTAA